The following coding sequences lie in one Methanopyrus sp. SNP6 genomic window:
- the aspS gene encoding aspartate--tRNA(Asn) ligase, which translates to MLKDAYTADVTPERDGEEVRLAGWVHEVRDLGGIKFVLLRDRTGIVQLTLPRQKVPKETFEKVPKLTKESVIRVEGIVQANEKAPRGVEIIPRRIEVLSKSNTHLPLDPTGKVDADLDTRLDARILDLRREEPQAIFKIRNVVTSAIREFLEERGFIEVHTPKIIASATEGGTELFPVVYFERDAYLAQSPQLYKQMLMAAGFERVYEIGPIFRAEEHNTRRHLNEAISVDIEMSFIESEEDVMRVLEKLLAHIFRKVREECERELKVLNQELPELEVPFERITYEEALNLLSDHGIEVEWGEDLPTEAERKLGEIFEEPFFITEWPKEIRPFYTMAKDDEVTTAFDLMYKGLELASGAQREHRYDVLVRQIEEQGLNPADFKYYLESFKYGMPPHGGWGLGLERTLMTITDAENIREVTLFPRDRKRLHP; encoded by the coding sequence ATGCTCAAGGACGCGTATACTGCAGACGTCACTCCCGAGCGGGACGGGGAAGAAGTGAGATTGGCGGGCTGGGTCCACGAGGTGAGGGACTTAGGCGGGATCAAATTCGTACTCCTGCGCGATCGTACTGGGATCGTACAGCTGACGCTTCCGAGGCAGAAGGTACCGAAGGAGACGTTCGAGAAGGTACCGAAGCTCACCAAGGAATCGGTAATCCGTGTCGAGGGTATCGTCCAGGCGAACGAGAAGGCCCCCAGAGGCGTCGAGATCATCCCGCGGCGCATCGAGGTGCTATCGAAGTCGAACACGCACCTGCCCTTGGATCCGACCGGTAAGGTGGATGCTGACCTAGATACCAGACTCGACGCACGGATACTAGATCTCCGTCGCGAGGAACCCCAAGCGATCTTCAAGATCAGAAACGTGGTGACCTCAGCGATCCGGGAGTTCCTCGAGGAGCGCGGGTTCATCGAGGTTCACACGCCGAAGATAATCGCCTCGGCGACGGAAGGTGGTACAGAGCTGTTCCCAGTGGTGTACTTCGAGAGGGACGCGTACTTAGCGCAGAGTCCACAGCTCTACAAACAGATGCTCATGGCCGCAGGATTCGAGCGCGTTTACGAGATAGGTCCAATCTTCCGCGCGGAGGAACATAACACGCGGCGGCACCTCAACGAGGCCATCTCAGTGGACATCGAGATGTCGTTCATCGAGAGCGAGGAAGACGTAATGCGGGTGCTCGAGAAGCTCCTGGCGCACATCTTCCGGAAAGTGCGAGAAGAGTGTGAGAGGGAGCTCAAGGTGTTGAATCAGGAGTTGCCAGAGCTGGAGGTACCGTTCGAACGTATAACGTACGAGGAGGCTCTGAATCTACTGTCTGACCACGGTATCGAGGTCGAGTGGGGTGAGGACCTACCGACCGAAGCCGAACGCAAACTCGGGGAAATCTTCGAAGAACCGTTCTTCATAACCGAATGGCCGAAGGAGATTAGGCCGTTCTACACCATGGCCAAGGACGACGAGGTGACGACAGCGTTCGACTTAATGTATAAGGGATTGGAGCTCGCCTCCGGAGCCCAGCGAGAACACCGTTACGACGTGCTCGTCCGACAGATAGAGGAGCAAGGACTGAACCCGGCGGACTTCAAATACTATCTCGAATCTTTCAAATACGGTATGCCGCCGCACGGTGGGTGGGGACTCGGACTGGAGCGCACCTTGATGACTATCACGGATGCCGAGAACATCCGTGAAGTAACCCTGTTCCCGCGGGACCGCAAACGCTTACATCCATGA
- the hisD gene encoding histidinol dehydrogenase has translation MRLLVRPEEEELERVLRRSEMDVTGVLSDVERIFENVVERGDEALLEYTERFDGIELEAEDLRVSEDDFEVARELVDERTVEALEEAAHRIEEFHRKSLPRVDRITFDVEGTECGLTFRPVPRVGCYVPGGRASYPSTALMTVIPARVAGCREVIVCTPPVDNDIRASPEVLVAAEIAGADAVYRVGGAQAIAAMATGTEAVPRVDKIVGPGNVYVTAAKLLAYSRGLTDVDMPAGPSEVFVIADDSADPDWLARDLIAQAEHDPNAAAVLATDSEEIARAVKERIEELLDAGIEREEVVLKALDRNGWIVVLDSLEECVRLANRYAPEHLQLCVENPEELLQGVENAGTVFLGHLTAVPFGDYATGPNHVLPTGGFARARGALGTWDFVKIIPIQQLREGDVEYLAPIVEELAECEGLPNHAEAVKVRRS, from the coding sequence ATGAGGCTGCTGGTGCGACCTGAAGAGGAAGAGCTGGAACGCGTCCTGCGCAGGTCGGAGATGGACGTGACGGGAGTCTTATCCGACGTCGAGCGGATCTTCGAGAACGTAGTCGAACGAGGTGACGAGGCGCTGCTGGAATACACCGAACGGTTCGACGGGATCGAGCTAGAGGCCGAGGACCTCCGGGTATCCGAAGACGATTTCGAGGTCGCCCGTGAGCTCGTGGACGAGCGTACCGTGGAGGCGCTCGAGGAGGCGGCCCACCGTATCGAAGAGTTTCACAGGAAGTCCCTACCCCGCGTGGACAGGATAACCTTCGACGTGGAGGGGACGGAGTGTGGTCTCACATTCCGACCCGTTCCGAGAGTAGGATGCTACGTTCCCGGCGGACGCGCGTCCTATCCGTCGACAGCCCTCATGACCGTAATACCGGCACGCGTCGCGGGATGTCGCGAGGTGATAGTGTGTACGCCTCCAGTGGACAACGACATACGTGCCTCACCGGAGGTGCTGGTGGCGGCTGAGATAGCCGGCGCGGACGCTGTCTATCGGGTCGGCGGTGCGCAAGCCATCGCGGCGATGGCCACGGGAACCGAGGCGGTACCCCGAGTCGACAAGATCGTGGGTCCTGGGAACGTCTACGTGACAGCGGCTAAGCTCCTAGCATACTCAAGAGGGCTAACCGACGTGGACATGCCGGCGGGTCCCTCCGAAGTGTTCGTTATAGCGGACGACTCGGCCGACCCGGACTGGCTGGCACGGGACCTCATCGCCCAGGCGGAACACGATCCAAACGCCGCGGCGGTACTGGCCACCGACTCGGAGGAGATAGCCCGTGCCGTGAAGGAACGTATCGAGGAGTTACTGGACGCGGGGATAGAGCGTGAGGAGGTAGTCCTGAAGGCGCTCGACAGGAACGGATGGATAGTCGTACTCGACTCCCTAGAGGAGTGCGTCCGATTGGCCAACCGGTACGCACCGGAGCACCTACAGCTGTGCGTAGAGAACCCGGAGGAGTTGTTACAGGGCGTGGAAAACGCGGGCACCGTCTTCCTGGGTCACTTGACCGCGGTGCCGTTCGGGGACTACGCCACGGGTCCCAACCACGTGCTACCGACCGGCGGGTTCGCACGGGCCAGGGGTGCTCTAGGCACGTGGGACTTCGTGAAGATTATCCCGATCCAGCAGTTACGGGAGGGGGACGTGGAGTACCTCGCTCCGATCGTAGAGGAGCTGGCCGAGTGTGAGGGACTACCGAACCACGCGGAGGCGGTGAAGGTGCGCAGGTCCTGA
- a CDS encoding 4-phosphopantoate--beta-alanine ligase has translation MKIPPDHPRAEVLKIRERLVQGFEDGYVVPQGMIAQGRGEAFDYLIGEKTIPPVREAIKAAAAAFKLAEHPVISVNGNTAALCSEDLVELSEVTGAPLEVNLFHRTEDRVKKIAKVLKEAGADRVLGVDPEHLVRLPNLSSPRAVVDDRGIHRADVVLVPLEDGDRTNALKELGKTVVAIDLNPLSRTARSADITIVDNVVRCVRKIAREYERMDQDRARYVLREYDNGRVLARVLDHIRERLRVLADEAAGAT, from the coding sequence GTGAAGATACCACCAGATCACCCGAGGGCGGAGGTGTTGAAGATCCGTGAGCGCCTCGTGCAGGGCTTCGAAGATGGATACGTGGTACCTCAAGGAATGATCGCCCAAGGCAGGGGCGAGGCGTTCGACTACTTAATCGGTGAGAAAACCATTCCGCCTGTCCGGGAAGCGATCAAGGCGGCGGCAGCCGCGTTCAAGCTCGCTGAACACCCTGTGATATCGGTGAACGGGAACACCGCCGCCCTGTGCTCAGAGGATCTCGTAGAGCTCTCCGAGGTCACCGGTGCCCCGCTCGAAGTGAACTTGTTCCACAGGACGGAAGATCGAGTGAAGAAGATCGCCAAGGTCCTTAAGGAGGCCGGAGCCGACAGGGTGTTAGGCGTCGATCCGGAGCATCTCGTCAGGCTCCCGAACCTGTCCTCTCCTCGAGCCGTGGTCGACGACCGTGGGATCCATCGGGCGGATGTGGTTCTGGTACCCCTGGAAGATGGGGACCGGACCAACGCCCTGAAGGAACTCGGAAAGACCGTAGTGGCCATAGACTTGAACCCACTCTCCCGCACAGCTCGTAGTGCCGATATCACCATCGTCGACAACGTCGTGCGCTGCGTCCGAAAGATCGCGCGGGAGTACGAGAGGATGGACCAAGATCGTGCGAGGTATGTGCTCCGAGAGTACGATAACGGGCGCGTGCTGGCCCGAGTTCTGGACCACATCCGAGAGCGACTGCGGGTGTTGGCCGATGAGGCTGCTGGTGCGACCTGA
- the coaBC gene encoding bifunctional phosphopantothenoylcysteine decarboxylase/phosphopantothenate--cysteine ligase CoaBC, with protein MVVCVTGSVAAYRAPDVCRELTRRGHRVRVVTSEEALRFVGEDALGFAAEDVVPRLTSRAEHVELAEWADVVVVVPATLNTLAKIVHGVADAPVPLTALTSLGAGKRLVVAPAMSLHMYRSPPAREILRRLEKMGVIVVGPVIEEGKAKLASIGEIVKAVEGELSGFRILVTGGPTMEPLDNVRVITNRSSGRTACEICRELRARGAEVVFIHGPLRVDPPPTDERVEVETTREMLEKVVSRVDDADAIVMAAAPSDFRPAKRADGKLDSRREHEIRLIPTEKIVREVFPDFDGVRVAFKLDPEPVRGARRLLDEVPCELVVANPPETAGAEESEWWILDGNGEVIERVRGDKRELAKKLVDALSKLLRAPG; from the coding sequence GTGGTCGTATGCGTGACGGGTAGCGTAGCCGCATATCGCGCCCCGGACGTATGCCGGGAACTGACACGTCGGGGTCATCGCGTACGGGTCGTTACGTCGGAGGAAGCCCTGAGGTTCGTGGGTGAGGACGCACTGGGATTCGCGGCCGAGGATGTCGTCCCACGACTCACATCACGGGCGGAGCACGTGGAGCTGGCCGAGTGGGCCGACGTGGTGGTGGTAGTGCCGGCCACGCTGAACACCCTTGCCAAGATCGTGCACGGGGTAGCAGATGCCCCCGTCCCCCTCACGGCCTTGACATCGTTAGGGGCCGGGAAACGATTAGTCGTCGCCCCCGCGATGTCCTTACACATGTACCGGTCACCACCGGCTCGAGAGATCCTACGCCGACTGGAGAAGATGGGAGTCATCGTCGTGGGGCCCGTGATCGAGGAGGGGAAAGCGAAGCTGGCCTCAATAGGGGAGATAGTGAAAGCCGTGGAGGGGGAGCTATCGGGTTTCAGGATTTTGGTTACCGGAGGGCCGACGATGGAGCCGTTGGACAATGTTCGGGTGATCACCAACCGGAGCTCGGGACGGACGGCGTGTGAGATATGCCGCGAGCTTCGTGCGCGTGGGGCCGAAGTCGTGTTTATCCACGGACCGCTCCGGGTAGATCCGCCTCCGACGGATGAGCGCGTGGAGGTGGAAACAACCCGTGAAATGCTCGAGAAGGTCGTGAGTAGGGTCGACGACGCGGACGCTATCGTGATGGCGGCGGCACCGTCGGACTTTCGACCGGCGAAGCGCGCCGACGGGAAGCTGGACTCGCGACGTGAGCACGAAATCCGTCTGATCCCCACCGAGAAAATAGTAAGAGAAGTGTTTCCGGATTTCGACGGAGTTAGGGTGGCGTTCAAGCTAGATCCCGAGCCGGTGAGGGGAGCCCGACGGCTTCTGGACGAAGTTCCGTGTGAACTCGTCGTCGCCAACCCTCCGGAAACAGCCGGTGCCGAGGAATCGGAGTGGTGGATATTGGACGGAAACGGCGAGGTCATCGAACGAGTGAGAGGGGACAAGCGGGAGCTAGCCAAGAAGTTGGTAGACGCCCTCTCGAAATTGCTCCGTGCTCCGGGGTGA
- a CDS encoding transcription elongation factor NusA, translating to MELPICEVCAKTGLLCPGCEERLERGEITETDVEVSKKLVELKEDHPSLEDVALLRTVDTGNLVVLVTRQGMAGKLIGKRGRISRALSDHLGKKVRVVEEVEDPEDVRQLRKLVQDLILPARLLSVNVVYEPDGERYKAVIHHRDRHRVPADTEELEKAVKELTGMEVEVTFG from the coding sequence TTGGAGTTACCGATCTGTGAAGTGTGTGCGAAGACCGGGCTTCTATGCCCGGGGTGCGAGGAGAGACTGGAACGAGGAGAGATCACGGAAACCGACGTTGAGGTGTCCAAGAAGCTGGTGGAACTCAAGGAAGATCATCCATCACTCGAAGACGTAGCGCTGCTGAGGACCGTAGACACGGGAAACCTAGTGGTACTGGTGACGAGACAGGGGATGGCCGGGAAGCTCATCGGCAAGCGGGGTAGGATTTCCAGGGCCTTATCGGACCACTTAGGTAAGAAGGTGCGCGTCGTGGAGGAAGTCGAGGATCCCGAGGACGTGCGTCAGTTGAGGAAACTCGTGCAAGATTTAATCTTACCGGCGAGGTTGCTCAGTGTGAACGTTGTCTACGAGCCGGACGGTGAGCGTTACAAGGCGGTGATTCATCACAGGGACCGGCACCGAGTGCCTGCGGACACAGAGGAGCTTGAGAAGGCGGTGAAAGAGCTCACGGGGATGGAGGTGGAGGTGACCTTTGGCTAA
- the albA gene encoding DNA-binding protein Alba: MAEEENVVYVGSKPVMNYVLACITQFNEGANEVRIKARGRAISRAVDVAEIVRNRFMPEVEVKDIKIGTEELETEEGDTVNVSTIEIVLEKPV, translated from the coding sequence ATGGCTGAGGAGGAGAACGTCGTGTACGTCGGCAGCAAGCCCGTCATGAACTATGTTCTAGCCTGCATCACGCAGTTCAATGAAGGAGCCAACGAGGTCCGAATCAAGGCTCGTGGTCGTGCCATCAGCCGTGCGGTCGACGTCGCTGAGATCGTCAGGAACCGCTTCATGCCGGAGGTCGAAGTCAAGGACATCAAAATCGGTACCGAAGAACTCGAAACGGAGGAAGGAGATACCGTCAACGTGTCCACGATAGAGATAGTACTCGAGAAGCCTGTGTAA
- the cdhA gene encoding CO dehydrogenase/acetyl-CoA synthase complex subunit alpha, whose amino-acid sequence MPPFELEFDGLKVQIGSVEGFEPRGEGPLPCPTVSDLADWDRKLFARYRVVSFPVCDMCCMCTYGRCNLSEGRRGACGIGIRSNTARFTALKACIGAACHTAHARHLVEYILKKFGDMEIDLGPEIDVVAPIFETIVGFRPKTVSDLEKGLEYIERELAKVLSSVHMGQEMDPHDYESKSLHAGMIDNLALEIADVAQITAFDMPKGEAPLVEFGPFAADDSKPCILLIGHNVAPGTEVLDYLEDRGLDEEVEVLGICCTAWDVSRVDDRSKVIGPLSRQLHYVRMGIADVIVLDEQCIRADIVEEANEVGSRVIATRDLVMAGLPDVTDEPTEKIVEKMVSGEWMGVFIEDLEKAAEVAVEVAIRVHERRKKEIPQPDPRRLQKEAERCLGCGDCERVCPNDLPIVESMERAANGDLDGLAELFDRCVGCARCESECPSKIRIMNMIEDAWRLRTKEEKYKVRTGRGPIKDVEIRQVGGPIVMGDIPGVVAFVACPNYPDDVKQVGKMVEELLERNYIVLTSGCAAMSLSMYTDEDGKTLYEKYEDKFDAGCLVNTGPCVSNAHILGACIKIAAIFAKKPLKGNFKEIADYILNRVGACGVLWGAMSQKALAISTGFTRWGIPIVYGPAGLKYQTLYIGDLDGDWTVYDARTGEECEEYCPIHLKYAAEDWREALVQAVKLCIRPNDTPQGRQTKLQNYIELYKEFYNELPPDLPLYVRDKNDVPITLRDEVMEYLNEVGWKPRKGIAEPSLGENVRG is encoded by the coding sequence ATGCCCCCGTTCGAGCTCGAGTTCGATGGGTTGAAGGTTCAGATAGGTTCTGTGGAAGGTTTCGAACCCAGGGGAGAGGGACCGTTACCGTGTCCCACTGTCTCGGATCTCGCTGATTGGGATAGAAAACTTTTCGCCCGGTATCGAGTGGTGTCGTTTCCCGTATGCGATATGTGTTGTATGTGCACGTACGGCCGTTGCAACTTATCAGAGGGTAGGCGGGGTGCTTGCGGGATAGGCATCCGCTCCAACACGGCCCGATTCACCGCGCTCAAGGCCTGCATCGGTGCGGCTTGCCACACGGCCCACGCACGCCACCTCGTCGAGTATATCCTAAAAAAGTTCGGTGACATGGAGATCGATCTGGGCCCCGAGATCGACGTTGTAGCCCCGATATTCGAGACGATCGTGGGTTTCAGGCCGAAGACGGTCTCTGACCTCGAGAAGGGGCTCGAGTACATCGAGCGCGAGCTCGCTAAGGTTCTATCTTCCGTACACATGGGTCAGGAGATGGACCCTCACGATTACGAGTCCAAGTCCCTCCACGCCGGGATGATCGACAACCTCGCGCTCGAGATAGCCGACGTGGCGCAGATCACTGCTTTCGACATGCCTAAGGGCGAGGCGCCCCTTGTGGAGTTCGGTCCGTTCGCGGCGGATGACTCCAAACCATGTATACTGTTAATAGGTCACAACGTGGCCCCCGGTACCGAGGTCCTCGATTACCTGGAAGATCGCGGTCTCGACGAGGAGGTCGAGGTTCTCGGGATCTGCTGTACGGCTTGGGACGTCAGCCGTGTAGACGATCGATCGAAGGTGATCGGGCCCCTGTCGAGACAGCTCCACTACGTGAGGATGGGTATCGCGGATGTGATCGTGCTCGATGAACAGTGCATCCGCGCGGATATCGTGGAGGAGGCCAATGAGGTCGGATCTAGAGTCATCGCGACGCGAGATCTGGTGATGGCCGGACTGCCGGACGTCACGGACGAACCCACGGAGAAGATCGTCGAGAAGATGGTTTCCGGAGAGTGGATGGGAGTCTTCATCGAGGATCTGGAGAAGGCCGCAGAAGTCGCTGTTGAGGTCGCGATAAGGGTCCACGAGCGGCGGAAGAAGGAAATCCCACAGCCCGATCCGAGGAGACTCCAGAAGGAGGCGGAGCGCTGTTTGGGATGCGGCGACTGTGAACGGGTGTGCCCGAACGACTTACCGATCGTCGAGTCCATGGAGAGGGCGGCGAACGGCGACTTGGATGGACTTGCCGAACTGTTCGACCGGTGCGTGGGTTGTGCCCGGTGTGAGTCCGAATGTCCGTCGAAGATCCGCATCATGAACATGATCGAGGACGCCTGGAGACTGAGGACCAAAGAGGAGAAATATAAAGTACGCACCGGCCGAGGTCCGATCAAGGATGTCGAGATACGACAGGTCGGAGGTCCCATCGTAATGGGTGATATTCCCGGTGTAGTCGCTTTTGTAGCGTGTCCGAACTATCCCGACGATGTGAAGCAAGTGGGTAAAATGGTGGAAGAACTTCTGGAACGAAATTATATCGTACTAACTTCGGGCTGCGCAGCAATGTCACTTAGTATGTACACGGATGAGGATGGTAAGACCTTGTATGAAAAGTACGAAGATAAGTTCGACGCGGGTTGTCTCGTGAACACCGGTCCTTGTGTCTCGAACGCTCATATACTCGGTGCGTGTATTAAGATCGCTGCTATTTTCGCGAAAAAGCCACTTAAAGGGAACTTCAAGGAAATCGCCGATTACATCCTCAACAGGGTCGGAGCTTGTGGGGTACTGTGGGGCGCGATGAGCCAGAAGGCCCTCGCGATATCCACGGGTTTCACGCGATGGGGTATTCCAATAGTTTACGGTCCGGCTGGTCTCAAGTATCAAACATTGTACATCGGTGACCTCGATGGGGATTGGACGGTGTACGATGCACGCACCGGTGAGGAGTGCGAGGAGTATTGTCCCATCCACCTGAAGTACGCGGCGGAAGACTGGAGGGAGGCGCTAGTTCAGGCGGTGAAACTCTGCATCCGTCCCAACGATACCCCACAGGGACGACAGACTAAGCTTCAAAACTACATCGAGTTGTACAAGGAGTTCTACAACGAGCTCCCACCGGACCTTCC